From a single Flavobacterium sp. genomic region:
- the metF gene encoding methylenetetrahydrofolate reductase [NAD(P)H]: protein MKVTEHIQNANGKPLFSFEILPPLKGQNIQSIFDSIDPLMEFNPPFIDVTYHREEYEFKELANGLLQKKVVKKRPGTVGICAGIQNKYQVDAIPHILCGGFTKEDTENLLIDLDFLGIDNVVALRGDAVKSEIYFKPEKEGHSYASELVTQISNLNRGIYLDEDLQNSTKTDFCIGVAGYPEKHMEAPSLDSDIHFVKQKIKNGADYIITQMFFDNKKFFDFVAKCRAAGITVPIIPGLKPIATKKQLNLIPHRFSVELPDDLIMTVVKAKDNDTVKQIGIEWCTQQSKELVAAGIPVLHYYSMGKAENVKAIAKEIF, encoded by the coding sequence ATGAAAGTAACTGAACATATACAAAACGCCAACGGAAAACCTTTGTTCTCCTTCGAGATTTTACCGCCTTTAAAAGGACAAAATATTCAATCTATTTTTGACAGTATTGATCCATTGATGGAATTCAATCCGCCTTTTATTGATGTAACGTATCATCGTGAGGAATATGAATTTAAAGAACTAGCAAACGGATTACTTCAGAAAAAAGTAGTTAAAAAACGACCTGGAACTGTTGGAATTTGTGCTGGAATTCAGAATAAATATCAAGTGGATGCTATTCCGCATATTTTGTGTGGTGGTTTTACCAAAGAAGATACTGAAAATCTGTTGATTGATTTAGATTTCTTAGGAATTGATAATGTCGTAGCACTTCGTGGTGATGCAGTAAAAAGCGAAATATACTTCAAACCCGAAAAAGAAGGTCATTCGTATGCTTCCGAATTGGTAACACAAATTAGCAATTTAAACAGAGGAATTTATTTGGATGAAGATTTGCAGAATTCCACTAAAACCGATTTTTGTATAGGAGTTGCTGGTTATCCAGAAAAACACATGGAAGCACCAAGTTTGGATAGTGATATTCATTTTGTAAAGCAAAAAATTAAAAACGGCGCTGATTATATCATTACCCAAATGTTTTTTGATAATAAAAAATTCTTCGATTTTGTTGCAAAATGCAGAGCGGCAGGAATTACTGTTCCAATTATACCTGGATTAAAACCAATCGCTACCAAAAAGCAATTGAATTTAATTCCACATCGTTTTAGTGTTGAATTACCAGATGATTTAATTATGACAGTTGTAAAAGCAAAAGATAACGATACTGTGAAACAAATTGGTATTGAATGGTGTACACAACAAAGCAAAGAATTAGTTGCCGCTGGAATACCAGTATTGCATTACTACTCAATGGGAAAGGCTGAAAATGTAAAAGCGATTGCTAAAGAAATTTTTTAG